One Roseimaritima multifibrata DNA window includes the following coding sequences:
- a CDS encoding HD domain-containing protein: MDAPDTHVVAQVEAHVRQQMAGQQAGHDVDHVMRVFRNACQIQEEVGGDRLVVQLAALLHDLGDAKFHEGVERSGEFSQALLSDLQVPESIIQHVVFIVDNISFRKGVDRTTLSIEGQIVQDADRLDALGAIGIVRTIEYGAAFGQPFHLSENEGETQATGVGHFHEKLFKLRALLNTEPAKRIAREREKFMQTFLDQFLHEWG; encoded by the coding sequence ATGGATGCACCGGACACACATGTCGTCGCCCAAGTCGAAGCTCACGTCCGACAGCAGATGGCTGGCCAGCAAGCGGGGCACGACGTCGATCATGTGATGCGAGTCTTCCGCAATGCTTGTCAAATTCAGGAGGAGGTCGGAGGGGATCGGCTGGTGGTTCAGCTTGCGGCGTTGCTGCATGATTTAGGAGACGCAAAATTCCACGAAGGAGTGGAACGGAGCGGCGAATTTTCGCAGGCTCTGTTAAGTGACCTGCAGGTTCCCGAATCAATCATCCAGCATGTGGTGTTTATCGTGGACAACATCTCCTTTCGCAAAGGCGTTGACCGAACGACATTGTCGATTGAAGGCCAGATCGTGCAGGATGCCGATCGACTGGACGCATTAGGAGCGATCGGGATCGTGCGGACGATCGAGTACGGTGCCGCGTTTGGACAGCCCTTTCATCTTTCCGAAAATGAGGGAGAAACCCAAGCGACAGGGGTCGGGCATTTTCACGAAAAACTGTTCAAGTTGAGGGCCCTTCTGAACACCGAACCAGCAAAGCGAATTGCCCGCGAGCGAGAGAAGTTCATGCAGACCTTTCTCGATCAGTTTCTGCATGAGTGGGGATAG
- a CDS encoding NAD(P)-dependent malic enzyme: protein MADFFERSLIVHEQLRGKIGMHTRIPVKTSDDLSLAYTPGVARPCEEIAKNPARAFDLTIKNNSVAVVSDGSSVLGLGNIGPLAAIPVMEGKALLFREFAGIDAWPICLDTQETDEIIATVRRIAPVFGGINLEDIAAPRCFEIEAQLQDLGIPVFHDDQHGTAIVLLAGLLNAAKVVGRNLTSMRVVINGAGAAGTAIARLLRCVGHSPDVCEPVAEVIVCDTRGAIHKGRDNLSAEKQALLAYTNISNFTGSLEEAVRGADVFIGVSKGDLLRAEHVRSMATDPILFAMANPIPEIMPDVAISAGAAVMGTGRSDFANQVNNVLAFPGIFRGALDSRSPRITESMKIAAAHALAGCVTAPTAERILPDPLDQSVSPTVARAVCEAAHADPSITCLA from the coding sequence ATGGCCGATTTTTTTGAACGCAGTCTTATTGTCCATGAACAGCTTCGCGGGAAAATCGGGATGCATACCCGCATCCCAGTCAAAACCTCCGATGACCTTTCACTCGCCTACACTCCAGGCGTCGCTCGCCCTTGCGAGGAAATTGCCAAGAATCCAGCCAGAGCGTTTGACCTAACGATAAAAAACAATTCGGTCGCGGTGGTCAGCGATGGATCGTCGGTGCTAGGGCTGGGAAACATCGGCCCGCTTGCTGCGATTCCGGTCATGGAAGGTAAGGCTTTGCTATTTCGTGAATTCGCGGGGATCGATGCGTGGCCTATTTGCCTAGACACTCAAGAGACCGACGAAATCATCGCGACGGTTCGCCGGATCGCGCCGGTCTTTGGCGGCATCAACCTTGAGGACATTGCGGCCCCCCGTTGCTTCGAAATTGAAGCTCAATTGCAAGACCTGGGGATACCGGTTTTCCATGACGACCAACATGGCACAGCCATCGTCCTGCTTGCGGGACTGCTAAACGCCGCAAAGGTCGTCGGCAGAAACCTTACCAGCATGCGTGTCGTGATCAACGGTGCAGGGGCGGCAGGGACAGCGATCGCTCGCCTGCTTCGCTGCGTCGGCCACTCCCCCGATGTTTGTGAACCGGTTGCGGAAGTCATCGTCTGCGATACCCGCGGAGCCATTCACAAGGGACGTGATAACCTATCCGCCGAAAAGCAAGCCTTGCTCGCCTACACAAACATTTCGAACTTTACCGGTTCTCTAGAGGAAGCTGTCCGAGGCGCCGACGTATTTATCGGAGTCAGCAAAGGGGATCTACTGCGAGCCGAACATGTTCGATCCATGGCAACCGATCCAATCCTTTTCGCAATGGCCAACCCCATTCCTGAAATCATGCCAGACGTCGCGATCAGCGCCGGAGCCGCGGTCATGGGAACGGGGCGAAGCGATTTCGCCAACCAGGTGAACAACGTCCTTGCCTTCCCCGGCATATTCCGCGGAGCCCTAGACAGTCGCTCGCCTCGGATCACGGAATCGATGAAGATCGCGGCGGCTCATGCATTAGCTGGATGTGTCACCGCCCCGACAGCCGAACGGATCTTACCCGACCCGCTCGACCAGAGCGTCTCGCCGACGGTCGCTCGAGCCGTTTGCGAAGCGGCTCATGCCGATCCCAGCATCACCTGCTTAGCTTAG